One genomic segment of Streptomyces liangshanensis includes these proteins:
- a CDS encoding pyridoxal phosphate-dependent aminotransferase: MSAAIPPTMPTERRVSARIGAISESATLAVDAKAKALKAAGRPVIGFGAGEPDFPTPDYIVEAAVEACRNPKYHRYTPAGGLPELKAAIAAKTLRDSGYEVDPAQILVTNGGKQAIYEAFAAILDPGDEVIVPAPYWTTYPESIRLAGGVPVEITADETTGYRVSVEQLEAARTERTKVVLFVSPSNPTGAVYSPEDTEAVGRWALEHGLWVLTDEIYEHLVYGDATFTSLPAVVPELRDKCIVVNGVAKTYAMTGWRVGWVVGPKDVVKAATNLQSHATSNVSNVAQVAALAALTGDLTAVAEMRTAFDRRRRTIVRLLNEIEGVVCPEPEGAFYVYPSVKGLLGKEIRGVRPASSVELAALILDEAEVAVVPGEAFGTPGYLRLSYALGDEDLAEGVARMQKLLAEAKD; this comes from the coding sequence ATGAGCGCAGCTATCCCCCCGACGATGCCGACCGAGCGCCGGGTCTCCGCCCGCATCGGCGCGATCTCCGAGTCCGCCACCCTCGCCGTCGATGCCAAGGCCAAGGCCCTCAAGGCCGCCGGCCGCCCGGTGATCGGCTTCGGTGCCGGCGAGCCCGACTTCCCGACGCCCGACTACATCGTCGAGGCCGCGGTGGAGGCCTGCCGCAACCCCAAGTACCACCGCTACACGCCGGCCGGGGGGCTTCCCGAGCTCAAGGCCGCCATCGCCGCGAAGACGCTCCGCGACTCCGGTTACGAGGTGGACCCCGCCCAGATCCTGGTCACCAACGGGGGCAAGCAGGCGATCTACGAGGCCTTCGCGGCGATCCTCGACCCGGGCGACGAGGTCATCGTCCCGGCGCCGTACTGGACGACGTACCCGGAGTCGATCCGCCTCGCCGGCGGGGTCCCGGTGGAGATCACCGCCGACGAGACGACGGGGTACCGCGTCAGCGTCGAGCAGCTGGAGGCGGCCCGCACGGAGCGCACGAAGGTGGTGCTCTTCGTCTCGCCGTCCAACCCGACCGGCGCGGTCTACAGCCCCGAGGACACCGAGGCCGTCGGCCGCTGGGCCCTGGAGCACGGGCTGTGGGTGCTGACGGACGAGATCTACGAGCACCTCGTGTACGGGGACGCCACGTTCACCTCGCTCCCGGCCGTCGTGCCCGAGCTGCGCGACAAGTGCATCGTCGTCAACGGGGTCGCCAAGACCTACGCGATGACCGGCTGGCGGGTGGGGTGGGTCGTGGGCCCCAAGGACGTCGTGAAGGCGGCGACGAACCTCCAGTCGCACGCCACGTCCAACGTGTCGAACGTGGCGCAGGTCGCCGCGCTCGCCGCCCTCACGGGCGACCTGACGGCGGTCGCCGAGATGCGGACCGCCTTCGACCGGCGGCGCCGGACGATCGTGCGGCTGCTCAACGAGATCGAGGGTGTCGTCTGCCCCGAGCCCGAGGGCGCGTTCTACGTGTACCCGTCGGTGAAGGGCCTGCTGGGCAAGGAGATCCGCGGGGTCCGCCCGGCGTCCTCCGTCGAGCTGGCCGCGCTGATCCTGGACGAGGCCGAGGTCGCGGTCGTCCCCGGTGAGGCGTTCGGTACGCCGGGTTATCTGCGGCTGTCGTACGCGCTGGGCGACGAGGACCTGGCGGAGGGCGTGGCCCGGATGCAGAAGCTGCTGGCGGAGGCGAAGGACTGA
- a CDS encoding adenosine deaminase, translating into MQQDLRMESTTPPRDLTLLPKAHLHLHFTGSMRPTTLLELADKYGVHLPEALTGGEPPKLRATDERGWFRFQRLYDIARSCLRTAEDIQRLVREAAEEDVRDGSGWLEIQVDPTSYAPLLGGLIPAMEIILDAVDTASRDTGLGMRVLVAANRMKHPLEARTLARLAVRYADRGVVGFGLSNDERRGLARDFDRAFAIAREGGLLAAPHGGELTGPASVRDCLDDLRAARIGHGVRAAEDPRLLRRLADRGVTCEVCPASNVALGVYEKPEDVPLRTLFDAGVPMALGADDPLLFGSRLAAQYELARAHNGFDDAELAELARQSVRGSAADAPTQDKLLAGIDSWLVS; encoded by the coding sequence ATGCAGCAGGATCTCCGGATGGAGAGCACCACCCCGCCGCGCGACCTGACGCTGCTGCCCAAGGCCCATCTGCACCTGCACTTCACCGGGTCGATGCGGCCCACGACCCTGCTCGAACTCGCCGACAAGTACGGCGTCCACCTCCCCGAGGCCCTGACCGGGGGTGAGCCGCCGAAGCTGCGGGCCACCGACGAGCGCGGCTGGTTCCGGTTCCAGCGCCTGTACGACATCGCCCGTTCCTGCCTGCGGACCGCCGAGGACATCCAGCGGCTGGTCCGCGAGGCGGCCGAGGAGGACGTGCGGGACGGGTCGGGCTGGCTGGAGATCCAGGTCGACCCCACCTCGTACGCGCCGCTGCTCGGCGGGCTGATCCCGGCGATGGAGATCATCCTGGACGCCGTGGACACCGCTTCCCGGGACACCGGTCTCGGGATGCGGGTGCTGGTGGCGGCGAACCGGATGAAGCACCCCCTGGAGGCGCGGACGCTGGCGCGGCTCGCGGTGCGGTACGCGGACCGGGGCGTGGTCGGCTTCGGGCTGTCCAACGACGAGCGGCGCGGGCTTGCCAGGGACTTCGACCGGGCGTTCGCGATCGCCAGGGAGGGCGGGCTGCTGGCGGCGCCGCACGGCGGTGAGCTGACGGGCCCGGCGTCGGTGCGGGACTGCCTGGACGACCTGCGGGCGGCGAGGATCGGGCACGGCGTACGGGCGGCGGAGGACCCCCGGCTGCTGCGCAGGCTCGCGGACCGCGGGGTGACGTGTGAGGTGTGCCCGGCGTCGAACGTGGCGCTGGGGGTGTACGAGAAGCCGGAGGACGTACCGCTGCGGACCCTGTTCGACGCGGGGGTGCCGATGGCGCTGGGGGCGGACGATCCGCTGCTGTTCGGGTCGCGGCTGGCGGCGCAGTACGAACTGGCGCGCGCCCACAACGGGTTCGACGACGCGGAGCTGGCCGAGCTGGCGCGGCAGTCGGTCCGGGGGTCGGCGGCGGACGCGCCGACGCAGGACAAGTTGCTGGCGGGGATCGACAGTTGGCTGGTCAGCTAG
- a CDS encoding UDP-N-acetylmuramate dehydrogenase, giving the protein MQELHDAPLAPLTTFRLGGPVSRLLTATTDADVVDAVRAADETGTPLLVIGGGSNLVIGDKGFDGTALRIATTGFRLDGTALELAAGETWTDAVARTVEAGLAGIECLAGIPGSAGATPIQNVGAYGQEVSSTLTEVVAYDRAARETVILTNAECAFSYRHSRFKDDPARYVVLRVRFALEDAGGLSAPLKYAETARALGVEAGERVPAALARDTVLKLRAGKGMVLDPEDHDTWSAGSFFTNPILTEREYADFLTRAEARLGADVTPPAFPAGEGLRKTSAAWLIDRAGFTKGYGTGPARISTKHTLALTNRGGATTEDLLALAREVVAGVRDAFGITLVNEPVTVGVSL; this is encoded by the coding sequence GTGCAGGAACTCCACGACGCGCCCCTCGCCCCCCTGACCACCTTCCGCCTCGGCGGCCCCGTCTCCCGCCTCCTCACGGCCACCACCGACGCCGATGTCGTCGACGCCGTCCGGGCGGCCGACGAGACCGGCACCCCCCTGCTGGTCATCGGCGGCGGCAGCAACCTGGTCATCGGCGACAAGGGCTTCGACGGCACCGCCCTGCGCATCGCCACCACCGGCTTCCGCCTCGACGGCACCGCCCTCGAACTGGCCGCCGGCGAGACCTGGACGGACGCCGTCGCCCGTACCGTCGAAGCCGGCCTCGCCGGGATCGAGTGCCTCGCCGGAATCCCCGGATCGGCCGGCGCCACCCCGATCCAGAACGTCGGCGCGTACGGCCAGGAGGTCTCCAGCACCCTCACCGAGGTCGTCGCCTACGACCGCGCCGCCCGCGAGACCGTCATCCTCACCAACGCCGAGTGCGCCTTCTCGTACCGCCACAGCCGCTTCAAGGACGACCCGGCGCGCTACGTCGTCCTGCGCGTCCGGTTCGCGCTGGAGGACGCCGGCGGCCTCTCCGCCCCGCTCAAGTACGCCGAGACGGCCCGCGCCCTCGGCGTCGAGGCGGGCGAACGCGTGCCGGCCGCCCTCGCGCGCGACACCGTCCTCAAGCTGAGGGCCGGCAAGGGCATGGTGCTCGACCCCGAGGACCATGACACCTGGTCGGCGGGCTCCTTCTTCACCAACCCGATCCTCACCGAGCGGGAGTACGCGGACTTCCTCACCCGCGCCGAGGCGCGCCTCGGCGCCGACGTGACCCCGCCCGCCTTCCCGGCGGGGGAGGGCCTCAGGAAGACCTCGGCCGCCTGGCTGATCGACCGGGCCGGCTTCACCAAGGGGTACGGCACGGGTCCGGCCCGCATCTCCACCAAGCACACCCTCGCCCTCACCAACCGCGGCGGGGCGACCACGGAGGACCTGCTCGCCCTCGCCCGTGAGGTGGTGGCCGGGGTACGGGACGCCTTCGGCATCACCCTCGTCAACGAACCGGTGACGGTGGGCGTCAGCCTGTAG
- a CDS encoding MFS transporter produces the protein MNQPAVNPPQAPQALGPRAVWALVITGVAGFMAALDNLVVTTALPSIREDLGGALEDLEWTVNAYTLTFAVLLMTGAALGDRFGRRKLFLVGLAVFTASSAAAALAPGIDALIAARAVQGVGAAIMMPLTLTLLTAAVPAERRGAALGIFGALTGLAVASGPLIGGTLTEHLSWQWIFWLNVPIGLALLPLARLRLQESHAPDARLDIPGTLLISGGLFGVVYALVNANADGWTSATVLTGLFAGAALLVAFVLHGIRRPDAMLPMRLFKNPAFSGINAASLLMFLGMFGSIFLLSQFLQSVAGYSPTEAGLRMLPWTGMPLLVAPLAGILSDRIGGRPVVVAGLALQALGLAWFAVILAPDVSYGAQLPALILSGIGMGLYFAPAASLVMSSVRPAEQGIASGANNALREVGGALGIAILGAVFAAQGGYESPRTFADGTVPALWLGAGIVALGALSAFLIPSRRPPVPTGPRDTEEEREAVAV, from the coding sequence ATGAACCAGCCCGCAGTCAACCCGCCCCAAGCACCCCAAGCACTCGGCCCCCGGGCCGTCTGGGCCCTCGTCATCACCGGCGTCGCCGGCTTCATGGCGGCCCTCGACAACCTCGTCGTCACCACCGCCCTGCCCTCCATCCGCGAGGACCTCGGCGGCGCCCTGGAGGACCTGGAGTGGACGGTGAACGCGTACACGCTCACCTTCGCCGTCCTCCTGATGACCGGCGCCGCCCTCGGTGACCGCTTCGGCCGCAGGAAGCTCTTCCTCGTCGGCCTCGCGGTCTTCACCGCCTCCTCCGCCGCCGCGGCCCTCGCCCCCGGCATCGACGCGCTGATCGCCGCCCGCGCCGTCCAGGGCGTCGGCGCGGCGATCATGATGCCGCTCACCCTCACCCTCCTCACCGCCGCCGTCCCGGCCGAGCGGCGCGGCGCCGCCCTCGGCATCTTCGGCGCCCTCACCGGCCTCGCCGTCGCCAGCGGCCCCCTCATCGGCGGCACCCTCACCGAGCACCTCTCCTGGCAGTGGATCTTCTGGCTCAACGTCCCCATCGGCCTCGCCCTGCTGCCCCTCGCCCGGCTGCGCCTCCAGGAGTCCCACGCCCCCGACGCCCGCCTCGACATCCCCGGCACCCTCCTCATCAGCGGCGGCCTCTTCGGCGTCGTCTACGCCCTGGTCAACGCCAACGCCGACGGCTGGACCAGCGCCACCGTCCTCACCGGCCTGTTCGCGGGCGCCGCGCTCCTGGTCGCCTTCGTCCTCCACGGCATCCGCCGACCGGACGCGATGCTGCCGATGCGGCTGTTCAAGAACCCCGCCTTCTCCGGCATCAACGCCGCGAGCCTCCTCATGTTCCTCGGCATGTTCGGCTCGATCTTCCTGCTCAGCCAGTTCCTCCAGAGCGTCGCCGGCTACTCGCCCACCGAGGCCGGCCTGCGCATGCTCCCCTGGACCGGCATGCCGCTGCTGGTCGCGCCGCTCGCCGGAATACTCTCCGACCGCATCGGCGGCCGCCCCGTCGTCGTCGCCGGACTCGCCCTCCAGGCCCTGGGCCTGGCCTGGTTCGCGGTGATCCTCGCCCCGGACGTCTCGTACGGCGCCCAACTGCCCGCCCTGATCCTCAGCGGCATCGGCATGGGCCTCTACTTCGCCCCCGCCGCCAGCCTGGTCATGTCCAGCGTCCGCCCCGCGGAACAGGGCATCGCCTCCGGCGCCAACAACGCGCTGCGCGAGGTCGGCGGAGCGCTCGGCATCGCGATACTCGGCGCGGTCTTCGCCGCACAGGGCGGGTACGAGAGCCCGCGGACCTTCGCCGACGGGACCGTGCCCGCCCTGTGGCTGGGCGCGGGCATCGTGGCCCTCGGCGCGCTGAGCGCGTTCCTCATCCCGTCCCGCCGCCCGCCGGTCCCCACCGGCCCGCGGGACACCGAGGAGGAGCGCGAGGCGGTGGCGGTCTGA
- a CDS encoding TetR/AcrR family transcriptional regulator, whose translation MVRMSAEERREIVIRAAITEFSRSGYHGTSTETIARRVGVSQPYLFRLFPNKQAIFLAAAERCLVDNTRLFAQASEGLSGQAALEAMGAAYVKLIAEDPEMLLMQMQMYVTVAAAEAAGDHSFGESLRDGWTRLYDSIHRTLGGDHAGTKDFLAHGMLINTLVSLGFPPDHRLWVGVKDEPPALPGK comes from the coding sequence ATGGTCAGGATGAGCGCAGAAGAACGGCGGGAGATCGTGATCCGCGCCGCGATCACCGAGTTCTCCCGCAGCGGCTACCACGGCACCTCCACCGAGACGATCGCCCGCCGCGTCGGCGTCTCGCAGCCGTACCTCTTCCGGCTCTTCCCGAACAAGCAGGCCATCTTCCTCGCGGCGGCCGAGCGCTGCCTCGTCGACAACACCCGGCTCTTCGCGCAGGCCTCCGAGGGGCTCAGCGGCCAAGCCGCCCTGGAGGCCATGGGCGCGGCGTACGTGAAGCTCATCGCCGAAGACCCCGAGATGCTGCTCATGCAGATGCAGATGTACGTGACGGTCGCGGCGGCCGAGGCCGCCGGCGACCACTCCTTCGGCGAGTCGCTGCGGGACGGCTGGACGAGGCTGTACGACTCGATCCACCGGACGCTCGGCGGCGACCACGCCGGCACCAAGGACTTCCTGGCGCACGGCATGCTCATCAACACGCTCGTCTCGCTCGGCTTCCCGCCGGACCACCGGCTCTGGGTGGGCGTCAAGGACGAGCCCCCGGCCCTGCCCGGCAAGTGA
- a CDS encoding MaoC family dehydratase, with product MAAKIGYDEVEVGTELPAGSFPLTRATLVRYAGASGDFNPIHWNEKFAKEVGLPDVIAHGMFTMAEAVRVVTDWVGDPGAVVEYGVRFTKPVVVPNDDKGALVEVSAKIGAKLDDNRVRVDLTATSAGQKVLGMSRAVVRLA from the coding sequence ATGGCCGCGAAGATCGGTTACGACGAGGTCGAGGTCGGTACGGAGCTGCCGGCCGGGAGCTTCCCCCTGACGCGGGCGACGCTGGTGCGGTACGCGGGCGCCTCCGGGGACTTCAACCCGATCCACTGGAACGAGAAGTTCGCCAAGGAGGTCGGGCTGCCGGACGTCATCGCGCACGGCATGTTCACCATGGCCGAGGCGGTCCGTGTGGTCACCGACTGGGTGGGCGACCCGGGAGCCGTCGTCGAGTACGGCGTGCGCTTCACGAAGCCCGTGGTGGTGCCCAACGACGACAAGGGCGCGCTGGTCGAGGTGAGCGCCAAGATCGGCGCCAAGCTGGACGACAACCGGGTCCGGGTCGACCTGACGGCGACGAGCGCCGGCCAGAAGGTGCTGGGGATGTCCCGCGCCGTCGTGCGCCTGGCCTGA
- a CDS encoding MaoC family dehydratase N-terminal domain-containing protein encodes MALDQSFVGRSYPPTEPYEVGREKIREFAEAVGDTNPAYTDPDAAKGLGHTDVIAPPTFVFAITFKAAGDVIADPQLGLDYSRVVHGDQKFAYSRPVRAGDRLTVTSTIEAIKSLAGNDIIDVRGEVHDEAGEHVVTAWTKLVARAAEGA; translated from the coding sequence ATGGCGCTCGATCAGTCCTTCGTGGGGCGGAGCTATCCGCCCACCGAGCCTTACGAGGTCGGCCGCGAGAAGATCCGTGAGTTCGCCGAGGCGGTGGGGGACACCAATCCGGCGTACACCGATCCGGATGCGGCCAAGGGGCTCGGCCACACCGACGTGATCGCCCCGCCGACCTTTGTGTTCGCCATCACGTTCAAGGCGGCCGGCGACGTCATCGCCGACCCGCAGCTGGGGCTGGACTACAGCCGGGTGGTGCACGGGGACCAGAAGTTCGCGTACTCCCGGCCCGTCCGCGCGGGGGACCGGCTGACCGTCACGTCGACCATCGAGGCGATCAAGTCCCTCGCGGGCAACGACATCATCGACGTCCGGGGCGAGGTGCACGACGAGGCCGGCGAACACGTCGTGACCGCGTGGACCAAGCTGGTGGCGCGCGCCGCCGAAGGGGCGTGA
- the rpmG gene encoding 50S ribosomal protein L33 — MAATDVRPKITLACVECKERNYITKKNRRNNPDRLEMKKHCPRCNSHTAHRETR; from the coding sequence GTGGCTGCCACCGACGTCCGCCCGAAGATCACGCTGGCCTGCGTGGAGTGCAAGGAGCGGAACTACATCACCAAGAAGAACCGGCGTAACAACCCGGACCGTCTTGAGATGAAGAAGCACTGCCCGCGCTGCAACTCGCACACCGCGCACCGCGAAACGCGCTGA
- a CDS encoding amidohydrolase family protein — MPDSHPQPQPPSQPSDRAGAGAAGLLLCGARLPDGRIVDVRLGGGLIEAVGTAGSLTAHGARLDLTGHLLLPAPAEPHAHSDTALTAADALGSAPGSPDASAAVSGGVPPGASPSYAPEDVRRRATEAALLQLGHGATAIRSHVRIGDAQGLGRLEALLQARRSLRGLVEITAVAVPRLLTGVAGADGLAMLRDAVRMGAGVVGGCPDLDPDPAGYVEAVLEVAAEHGCPVDLHTDGADPVRLARLAARAGGLRPGVTLGPCAGLGLLPAEVAGRAADQLAAAGVTVVCLPQGACGGVGQESGPGRESGSGSASGLGPASASASAGYGGGRRGSYGSGGSCGTDPRGVAPVRLLRAAGVRVAAGSGALRDVANPVGRGDPLEAAYLLASRGGLAAEDAYDAVSTVARAAMGLPEVRVEAGFPAELLAVRGDRIAGVLSLAYSRIVVHRGRVVARTSAVREYCDSEAAVALELPRQGGPDARP; from the coding sequence ATGCCCGACAGCCACCCGCAACCGCAGCCCCCTTCGCAGCCGTCCGACCGGGCCGGCGCCGGGGCCGCCGGGCTCCTCCTCTGCGGGGCACGGCTCCCCGACGGCCGGATCGTCGACGTGCGGCTGGGCGGCGGCCTGATCGAGGCCGTGGGTACGGCGGGCAGCCTCACCGCGCACGGCGCGCGCCTGGACCTGACGGGCCACCTGCTGCTGCCCGCCCCGGCCGAACCGCACGCGCACAGCGACACGGCGCTGACGGCGGCGGACGCCCTGGGCTCCGCCCCCGGCTCCCCTGACGCCTCCGCGGCCGTGTCGGGGGGCGTCCCACCCGGCGCCTCGCCCTCGTACGCGCCCGAGGACGTGCGACGGCGGGCCACCGAGGCCGCGCTCCTCCAGCTCGGGCACGGCGCGACGGCCATCCGCTCGCACGTACGGATCGGGGACGCGCAGGGCCTGGGCCGCCTGGAGGCGCTGCTCCAGGCGCGGCGCTCGCTGCGCGGTCTTGTGGAGATCACCGCCGTCGCCGTGCCCCGGCTGCTCACGGGGGTGGCGGGCGCCGACGGCCTGGCGATGCTGCGGGACGCGGTACGGATGGGCGCGGGGGTGGTGGGGGGCTGCCCCGACCTGGACCCGGACCCGGCGGGGTACGTGGAAGCGGTGCTGGAGGTCGCCGCCGAGCACGGCTGCCCGGTGGACCTGCACACGGACGGCGCCGACCCGGTGCGGCTGGCCCGGCTCGCGGCGCGGGCGGGCGGGCTGCGGCCGGGGGTGACGCTCGGGCCGTGCGCGGGGCTGGGCCTGCTGCCCGCGGAGGTGGCGGGGCGGGCGGCCGACCAGTTGGCGGCCGCCGGGGTGACGGTGGTGTGCCTGCCGCAGGGGGCGTGCGGGGGTGTGGGGCAGGAGTCGGGGCCGGGGCGGGAGTCCGGGTCGGGGTCGGCGTCTGGGCTGGGGCCGGCTTCGGCTTCGGCTTCGGCGGGGTACGGAGGGGGGCGGCGGGGGTCGTACGGGAGCGGCGGGTCCTGCGGTACGGATCCGCGCGGTGTGGCGCCCGTCCGGCTGCTGCGGGCGGCCGGGGTTCGGGTGGCGGCCGGCAGCGGCGCCCTGCGCGACGTGGCGAACCCGGTCGGGCGCGGTGATCCGCTGGAGGCGGCGTACCTGCTTGCCTCCCGGGGCGGGCTGGCGGCGGAGGACGCGTACGACGCCGTGAGCACGGTGGCGCGGGCGGCGATGGGGCTGCCCGAGGTGCGGGTGGAGGCGGGGTTCCCGGCGGAGCTGCTGGCGGTGCGGGGCGACCGGATCGCGGGCGTGCTGTCCCTCGCGTACAGCAGGATCGTCGTGCACCGGGGGCGGGTGGTGGCCCGTACGAGCGCGGTACGGGAGTACTGCGACTCCGAGGCGGCGGTGGCGCTCGAACTGCCGCGCCAGGGAGGGCCGGACGCGCGGCCGTGA
- a CDS encoding SDR family oxidoreductase yields the protein MRIVIAGGHGQIALRLERLLAGRSHDVAGVIRKPEQAGDLRQAGAEPIILDMESTTVEEVAAVLKGADAVVFAAGGGGDGNRQRKETVDKGGAILFADAAERAGVRRYLLVSSIGADAGHEGDEVFDVYLRAKGQADEYVQSRTGLDWTIVRPGALKNEGGTGLVNLAENTGRGPVQRDDVAAVLAELLETPGTAGLTLQLIGGTTPVKEAVAAVAKG from the coding sequence ATGCGAATTGTCATCGCCGGAGGACACGGTCAGATCGCGCTACGGCTGGAGCGGCTGCTCGCCGGGCGTTCACACGACGTTGCGGGCGTCATCCGCAAACCGGAGCAGGCCGGGGATCTGCGGCAGGCGGGCGCCGAACCGATCATCCTGGACATGGAGTCGACGACGGTCGAGGAGGTCGCGGCGGTGCTGAAGGGCGCCGACGCGGTCGTCTTCGCGGCGGGCGGGGGCGGCGACGGCAACCGGCAGCGCAAGGAGACGGTCGACAAGGGCGGCGCGATCCTCTTCGCGGACGCGGCGGAACGGGCCGGGGTGCGGCGCTACCTCCTCGTCTCGTCCATCGGCGCGGACGCGGGCCACGAGGGCGACGAGGTCTTCGACGTCTACCTGCGGGCCAAGGGGCAGGCCGACGAGTACGTGCAGTCCAGGACCGGGCTCGACTGGACGATCGTGCGGCCGGGCGCGCTGAAGAACGAGGGCGGGACGGGTCTGGTCAACCTGGCGGAGAACACGGGGCGCGGGCCGGTCCAGCGCGACGACGTGGCGGCGGTCCTCGCGGAGCTGCTGGAGACGCCGGGGACGGCGGGGCTGACCCTGCAACTGATCGGGGGGACGACCCCGGTGAAGGAAGCGGTCGCGGCGGTGGCGAAGGGGTAG
- a CDS encoding ATP-grasp domain-containing protein has protein sequence MALRIWLSSAGVATTQVMRMLRENPDAVDVRIHGTNVERDAPALSACDVSEVEPRHVSDDNYADFALDFCRRHRIDVLIPPRRLAALAGLTDVLAQAGTHLMCSPPAAIDTLTSKSRTYEEAAAAGIPVPPWRVASDAASFREAVGELSATGERVCVKPAGEYSAFGFRILDDRPLRLKDLLAAPAPLASVEAVAQALQRAADEGETVPELLVMPYLEGPEVSVDCLSAPGGGLLAGIARSKQGRYRYLLDDPAPVAIARRLVGHFRLAYLSNVQLRHRDGEPVLLEANPRASAGIFQTAFTGVNLPWAAVRLLLHGDAGPLPAPRLGGRLAITETATEVLGAPSLGVPGHTAPAHGLPAHAVPAHAVPAPRTSPETDVLLAEVPAVPPATTAAAAVTTPAPASAPVPAALAAG, from the coding sequence ATAGCACTACGGATATGGCTCAGCAGCGCGGGGGTGGCCACCACCCAGGTGATGCGGATGCTGCGCGAGAACCCGGACGCCGTCGACGTCCGCATCCACGGGACCAATGTCGAGCGGGACGCCCCGGCCCTCTCGGCCTGCGACGTGAGCGAGGTCGAGCCCCGCCATGTCAGCGACGACAACTACGCCGACTTCGCCCTCGACTTCTGCCGGCGCCACCGGATCGACGTCCTCATCCCTCCCCGGCGCCTGGCCGCGCTCGCCGGGCTGACCGACGTCCTCGCGCAGGCCGGCACCCACCTGATGTGCTCGCCGCCCGCCGCGATCGACACGCTGACCAGCAAGAGCCGTACGTACGAGGAGGCCGCGGCCGCCGGCATCCCCGTACCGCCCTGGCGGGTCGCCTCCGACGCCGCGAGCTTCCGCGAAGCGGTCGGGGAACTCTCGGCGACGGGGGAGCGGGTCTGCGTCAAACCCGCCGGTGAGTACTCCGCGTTCGGGTTCCGCATCCTGGACGACCGGCCCCTGCGCCTGAAGGACCTGCTGGCCGCGCCCGCCCCGCTCGCCTCCGTGGAAGCCGTCGCCCAGGCCTTGCAGCGGGCCGCGGACGAGGGGGAGACCGTCCCCGAACTCCTCGTCATGCCCTACCTCGAAGGCCCCGAGGTGAGCGTCGACTGCCTGTCCGCCCCCGGCGGCGGCCTGCTCGCCGGCATCGCGAGGTCCAAGCAGGGCCGCTACCGGTACCTGCTCGACGACCCGGCCCCCGTCGCGATCGCGCGCCGACTCGTCGGCCACTTCCGGCTCGCGTACCTCTCCAACGTCCAACTGCGCCACCGCGACGGCGAACCCGTCCTGCTGGAGGCCAACCCCAGGGCGTCGGCGGGCATCTTCCAGACGGCGTTCACCGGGGTGAACCTCCCCTGGGCGGCCGTACGACTCCTCCTCCACGGCGACGCGGGCCCGCTGCCCGCCCCTCGCCTGGGCGGCCGCCTGGCGATCACCGAGACGGCCACGGAAGTCCTGGGAGCCCCGTCCCTCGGCGTCCCCGGCCACACGGCCCCCGCACACGGACTACCCGCGCACGCCGTCCCCGCGCACGCCGTCCCCGCGCCGCGCACCAGCCCGGAGACCGACGTCCTGCTCGCCGAGGTACCAGCCGTACCACCCGCGACAACGGCCGCCGCGGCGGTCACGACCCCGGCCCCGGCCTCAGCCCCCGTCCCGGCAGCCCTGGCGGCCGGCTGA
- a CDS encoding YajQ family cyclic di-GMP-binding protein, whose translation MADSSFDIVSKVERQEVDNALNQTSKEIAQRYDFKNVGASIDWSGEKILMQANSEERVKAILDVFQSKLIKRGISLKSLDAGEPQLSGKEYKIFATIEEGISQDNAKKVAKIIRDEGPKGIKAQVQGDELRVSSKSRDDLQTVISLLKGRDFDFALQFVNYR comes from the coding sequence ATGGCCGACTCCAGTTTCGACATCGTCTCGAAGGTCGAGCGGCAGGAGGTCGACAACGCCCTCAACCAGACCTCGAAGGAAATCGCCCAGCGCTACGACTTCAAGAACGTCGGAGCGTCGATCGACTGGTCCGGCGAGAAGATCCTGATGCAGGCGAACTCCGAGGAGCGGGTCAAGGCGATCCTCGACGTCTTCCAGTCCAAGCTGATCAAGCGCGGGATCTCGCTGAAGTCGCTGGACGCGGGTGAGCCGCAGCTCTCCGGCAAGGAGTACAAGATCTTCGCCACGATCGAGGAGGGCATCTCCCAGGACAACGCCAAGAAGGTCGCGAAGATCATCCGGGACGAGGGTCCCAAGGGCATCAAGGCGCAGGTCCAGGGCGACGAGCTGCGGGTCAGCTCCAAGAGCCGGGACGACCTCCAGACCGTGATCTCCCTGCTCAAGGGGCGTGACTTCGACTTCGCCCTCCAGTTCGTGAACTACCGGTGA